A single window of Ostrinia nubilalis chromosome 24, ilOstNubi1.1, whole genome shotgun sequence DNA harbors:
- the LOC135083644 gene encoding uncharacterized protein LOC135083644, which translates to MKITFVFALAVLACAYADDSDRTLETAINFVKDCRGDYTLCVKEKLLRIVDNLRASRSITIAEGIVFKGDPDKRAKKLDALPVDESARDLEVNYRLMDGVVSLFETHALEVKMNQADKETLQRSLDEGRGKKKNSGMGGIIGLLGAKILLGKLFIVKLIALKALATAKIALVLAVILFVAWCLKHDTAKTTYEVVPHAHHHESHHPVHVEHVSHDVGHGHGGGGYSSYGSDWNKNLDEAQNLAYSAYSHNK; encoded by the exons atgAAGATCACTTTCGTTTTCGCCCTCGCCGTTCTGGCTTGCGCGTACGCAGATGACAGTGACAGGACCCTGGAGACGGCCATCAATTTCGTCAAGGACTGCAGAGGGGACTACACCCTATGTGTTAAG GAGAAACTGTTAAGGATCGTTGACAACCTGAGGGCGTCTCGCAGCATCACCATCGCCGAAGGAATCGTCTTTAAGGGTGACCCTGACAAGAGGGCTAAGAAGCTCGATGCCCTCCCTGTGGACGAGTCAGCCAGAGACCTGGAGGTCAACTACAGGCTCATGGACGGAGTCGTCAGTCTCTTCGAGACCCACGCCTTGGAGGTCAAGATGAACCAGGCCGATAAGGAGACCCTGCAGAGGTCTCTCGATGAAG GCCGTGGCAAGAAGAAGAACAGCGGTATGGGCGGTATCATCGGTCTTCTCGGCGCCAAGATCCTCCTCGGAAAGCTCTTCATCGTCAAGCTCATCGCCCTCAAAGCTCTCGCCACCGCCAAGATTGCCTTAGTCCTCGCCGTCATCCTCTTCGTGGCCTGGTGCCTCAAACACGACACCGCGAAGACCACCTACGAAGTGGTTCCCCATGCTCACCACCACGAATCTCACCACCCTGTCCACGTAGAACACGTCTCCCATGACGTCGGCCATGGCCATGGTGGTGGTGGCTACTCCAGCTACGGCTCTGACTGGAACAAGAACCTCGACGAAGCCCAAAACCTGGCCTACAGTGCCTACTCCCACAATAAGTAG
- the LOC135083628 gene encoding uncharacterized protein LOC135083628 gives MKIFGLLCLVAVASCGPVAQDESVVRLMATNFVDCANSELTLCLKEHALRATEKLRAVRKLNIIDGVTILNSSPKEARSLDTLPSEPEERNKEVTERLWSTASDLLQRSELELSFPGSEDDENDSRALNEVEESRGKKKKETKKKLKMLIPLVLIAKAKAIALVVLSLVVIAASIFKLALLAKIAFIVKAISILKALLAKKNEHHEEEVWAPPHDDHGHGGHGGWEGGWSRSKKDAGNLAYSAYRK, from the exons ATGAAGATCTTTGGATTGTTGTGTCTAGTGGCAGTCGCCTCATGCGGCCCGGTGGCTCAAGATGAATCGGTGGTTCGTCTTATGGCCACCAATTTTGTGGATTGCGCCAACAGTGAATTGACCCTATGTCTGAAG GAACACGCTCTTAGAGCAACTGAGAAATTGAGGGCTGTGAGGAAATTGAACATCATCGATGGAGTCACCATCCTCAACAGCAGCCCTAAGGAGGCCAGGTCATTGGACACACTACCTTCGGAGCCTGAAGAAAGGAACAAAGAG gtCACTGAAAGACTTTGGTCAACAGCGTCTGACCTCCTTCAGAGGTCTGAATTGGAATTGAGCTTCCCTGGATCCGAAGATGACGAAAATGACTCCAGAGCTCTCAACGAAG TTGAGGAGAGCCGTGgcaagaagaagaaggagacCAAAAAGAAGCTGAAAATGCTGATTCCTTTAGTCCTGATCGCGAAAGCCAAAGCCATTGCTTTGGTGGTGCTGTCTTTAGTTGTCATTGCAGCTTCGATCTTCAAGTTGGCGCTGCTCGCCAAGATTGCCTTCATTGTCAAGGCCATCTCTATCCTCAAGGCTCTTCTAGCTAAGAAGAACGAGCATCACGAAGAAGAGGTTTGGGCACCTCCTCATGATGATCACGGTCACGGAGGACACGGTGGATGGGAAGGAGGCTGGTCCAGGTCGAAGAAAGACGCTGGAAACTTGGCCTACTCGGCTTACAGGAAGTAA
- the LOC135083629 gene encoding uncharacterized protein LOC135083629: MSIYTSIVFVALLAAVRCGPVQENGVAENFVGAVSECIESDTSLCLKEKALKLTERLAITKDVSIFDGMSLINTGSARSARSYEPLAEDPKTREYQIEERIADNIGDFLDNHVLQLSLSDKSENESRDLDEEARGKKKKKIKKLLPLLLLLKLKMAALIPLFLGIIAFVAVKAVFLGKIAFAMNAVNLIRKLLAKKGGASEPSISYGAPHHHDEHPGYNYEPASQGWSRQATDAQSLAYGGQF, from the exons ATGAGTATATACACGTCAATTGTATTTGTGGCCCTTCTGGCTGCAGTGCGTTGTGGGCCCGTGCAGGAAAACGGCGTAGCTGAAAATTTCGTTGGTGCGGTATCGGAATGCATAGAGAGTGACACGTCGCTATGTCTCAAG GAAAAGGCCCTCAAGCTGACCGAACGCTTGGCCATCACCAAAGATGTCAGCATCTTCGACGGTATGTCCCTCATCAACACCGGATCAGCTCGGTCAGCTCGCAGCTACGAGCCCTTAGCTGAAGACCCGAAGACCAGGGAGTACCAGATCGAAGAGAGAATCGCTGACAACATCGGAGACTTCTTGGACAATCATGTTCTTCAGCTGAGCTTAAGCGACAAGTCCGAAAATGAGTCCCGGGATTTGGATGAAGAAG CTCGCggcaagaagaagaagaagatcaaGAAGCTCCTGCCCCTCCTTCTTCTCTTGAAGCTCAAGATGGCCGCCCTCATCCCTCTCTTCCTTGGAATCATCGCCTTCGTCGCCGTCAAGGCCGTGTTCCTTGGCAAGATCGCTTTCGCCATGAACGCTGTGAACCTGATCAGGAAACTCCTGGCTAAGAAGGGAGGAGCTTCAGAGCCCTCAATTAGCTATGGTGCCCCTCATCATCATGATGAGCACCCAGGATATAACTACGAACCCGCTAGTCAAGGGTGGAGTCGACAGGCTACCGATGCTCAATCTCTAGCCTACGGTGGTCAGTTCTGA